The DNA window ATTTTTATCAGGTCATTGAAACTCTAAACACATAGCTCAGTTATAGTAGTCATGTGAGCTATTTATGTCCAGCCTGTTCTGTTATTTTGGAATTGTAGGTATTTTTAGATGCTCCATATCGTTCACGCGATTGATTTCGTTATTTGCGCTATCCATAGCCGAGCCGCATCCACTGTTTTGCTTCATGCTAGCACGCACTGGCCGAACTTGCAAACACTCCGCATCGAATCAGTCAGTGTTCGTCACAATTTATTCGATTTTAGAACTATCAggattttcacatattttccgCCGCAATTAACCACGTAGAGCTCACCGAGAGCGTCTACAGGTGAAATTCGTTTGTACAATACACGAATTCAAAGGGAATAGATAAGTTAGTCTGATCTtgactgaatagaagaattcgTTATCGACACTTTATGCGAATTTTTTACCTACAAAATGATAAAGGCTGTAAAATATGCCAAACTACCATTACAAaaggaacgatttttttctaaataacaaAGAGAGACATCATTGATAGTGCTTTTTTCGGCAACCAGAGTTGCTTAAACACTACAATAAATGGTGGACCATAACAAGGCTATAGGTTTCTTTGATAACAAACTGTTTACCTAAGACTGTTCGgctacttttttcctgaagcAAGGGTCTTATCTTTTTCAGAATAGGTTAGCTTGAAACAAGAGATTCCTGCTTTAGATTTACAGACTCACGTTGACAAATCTTCATAAATTTACTCAGAAGAAACGATTAGTAAGACTAACataaaaatgaacatgaaaccttttttttttatttgtaatcaCGTCCTTTGCGTGACGATCGTTCATCCCGTTTTCTGTCGTGGCTTCGGCTTCTGCTCCGTCGTTGACGTCTTCGCCTATCTCGCTCTTCGTCGAACAAAAGGTCTTCTTGTCTTCTACGTTCCCGCCTGCGTTCACGTTCTCTTTCTCGACGTTCCATTTCCTCCACATATAGGATTTCATCGCGTATCTACAATGCATTCAAAGCGTCAGTCGTTAGCGAAGTCTTGGTGACCAGTCCAATTCTATTTACATCGAAGTAAAGTTACCCACTTTCAACAGTTATACCTGCTCCTTGGAGGTAACAGTAGCTGATCCTacagatttctttttaaaaatccaaCCAAACCTAGTTTAGTAACATTAACATTAACACACAACGCATAAATAGGATATAAAGATCGTTAAAGAAAGTTTTAGTAGAATTTGCTAGATAGTGAGCGCAtcacatttcagaaaatttgctACCTCTGCAAATATTAGTAATGCAACAGTGGATTGCCTTTCGACAAGAGTTCTAAGGTGGTAGGTAGGTTCTATCTAAAACATTAATTAACATTGAGATGTTAGAACGTATGTTATACAACCAAAAACAAAGGATTGGCGCTAGtacttgaaaaattctttcactCTGTCAACTAATTAACGAAAAGTAGAAGAGCAAACAAAATTTGCTTGGAATAGTAACTAACATTAATGAATTGAGAGAATTATATTTCCGATTCATGCTGGACTTCAAATCTTTAAATGCGATGAAAAAGCCGAAGGCACGAAGTCAAAACTTGGACCCGATTAATCCGGTGTTaaaacattttcctttttccactGATTCTCTGTCGAAGGGTTGAGGCTACTCTACACGAAGCTACCATTGAATTATTGGAATCCAGATGGGTTTACTTTTTGTGGGACGGCAACTTGTTTCGGATAGGAACAGTTTCACTTTTCTGGCGATGGGAAAAGCGAAAACCCCGAAACGTTAGTCATAATGACATAATTTTAAGCTTCATTGGTTGTCCTTgcttcacttaaaggcatcataccACGACCTGATCTGACCTAATGGACCGTTGGACAagttagagatggggttgtagactgTGGGAtcaggagtggttccgctcacctcttcctgatcgttgtaaaaaaagttccgtttttcacaacgatttcAGCGCGCCACACTTaggccgcatccagctgcgcagcggtcgataGCTAGTGAGATCTCCTCggctgcctattcaagtaaaaccactGAGCAGCTGAGAtaggaacgtgtacatagaggagtgCTCTAACGTTGCTGGCAcgaaaaattctacttttttcattcctaaAAACGATGTTGGAATGTAAGCGTTCCAACAtcgtttttaggacgattaggaaggaatgagcggaaccacctctgatcccgcaatctacaaccccatctctagtcTTTCATGTGGATTCCCTcgctacgtcagattcgtggtatgctgcatttcaatggaaaaaactgaattaaaTCGAAATGTTATCATATCATATTAAGAACGTTTTCCGACCAACTCACACGTCTTTCCTTctctaattcttttcttttctcttcttgctCTTCTTTCAGCTCTTCCACGGTTTGGCGAAGAGCCTTCTTCATCTTCAGCTTGATTTTGCGCGcgatttctttctgaaagaaTACTTGCGTTATGCTCTACTACTATAgcaaaaaagagtagaaaattAAGTTGACCTTTTCCTCTTCATCAGAATCTGGGTGGACTTCTTTAGCTGCAGCGGTACggttttctctgaaaaaagtggatcgaatttaaaaaaaaaactataggtTAACTATAGGTTAGAAGCTGCTTAACCCACCTCACCATCCTTTTAGTTCTGTTTATTCGACGTTTCCGATTTTCTATTGCAATGCGCTCCTTTTCAGACTCAGACATACTCGATCTGCAAACAGCTTTCTAAAACATTAGCTTGGGAACCACAGCATGCACTTCATCTCGATATTGTACCCTAGTTCCGAACGAACGTTATCAGCTACATTAGTAAGTTAAAACAAATTTATCACGGTGAAGTGTacggatttaaaaaaaaaactattttgacTAATCTTTACCAACTTTGACACAATAAACTGCTTAAAACTTTTACAGCCTTTTGGCTTGTTTCAGATTTATCATTTGATTCAATATGGTAATACTCATTACTGCTGAGTTCAAGTTAACCCTTATTTTGCTACTCTAGACTTTTAATGTTTATGTTCTGTCGTTTGTGTACTGACTTTATGCCTTTATGACCTTATGCACACAGAGCAAGGAAAAGTCCTCTAGTGTTGGCGCACCCAGTAATCGCGAAAACCGTGTTTACACTTTTCTGGTATGTGCGTAATGTTAAGTATGCAAAAAACGACATGTGCCTTTCGAGCACTGAAATTATGAACCTGCATTCACCTTCCTTGACGATCTATAAAGTGATTAACTTAGCAAATAACTTAACTTAGAATTGCAAACTATAGCGCAACATCACTACGGGTggcaatttttgttttaaacttGTTTGATGTACCAAGCAAAAGtacatttagaaaatttgttgtCTCTTACATCAGCTTCCAGAATGGCGAACGCAGATTGGGATAGCTTCGCACGGTAGCCATTATTGGATACTTCCGTGGGAGCTGATCGTAAAGATGGAACTAGTGGGAGACAATGTTAAATTATAACGGTTCTCTTTGCGTTCAGACATTCGGCCAGAATAACAGAAGAGAACTGGTTATCAGTCGTGAATGAGATTAGAGTGAAGCGTATCGCCAGCATCAATGGCGCTGTAAGTATCCGTATTTTTCTTGGAGCCAATAAGGTTTATTCTGCACCGCTTAAGCGTCTGGAGATTCAATATAGCATTGATGTGTTCATGCCAATTACGTCAACAAAATAACTATTTGGTATGTGCCCAAGTTTGCAACGTAAATATTCCAAAACTGCAGAGAGATGAAGTATGCTGTTTCCATTCATACACCATAGTTTACATTCCAAGGTGCTCTTAAAAATTTACCGCAACGAATACTTTGTTTTAAAATGTTCcatgttcatttatttatgctcatttattcaaaaaccATAGCCCTTTGCACGATTTATCATTATCATAGCTCCCATTAATAGTCCCATAATGTTAACGAATTTGTAAAGAGCTCTTTTCCCACgtcatttcattatttggtGAGCCATAATCTTGTCATTAACTCGAAAGTGAAAGTGGTAAGAAGTTAATTTGGAATACTATTCATTTTGAAATGTACTACTTTTTTCGGGGTTATCAGGAAGTGCTGGAAGTATTTGGGCAAACATTACACTAGTAGCAGGAACCAGGAATATTAGACAAGAATGTTTTCGCTCTGGAAttaaaaaagttgagaacACGAGATTAGTGAAAATTCAGTTAAAACAGCAACCGATCAAGGAATGAGTTGCTGGTCACGACTAATTGTAGTACTAGCAAACTAGAAAGTGGACTACCTAATCTCAAGCATATCGTCATCATCAGCGCTTGAAGATTTTGATTTCGATGGTGATTCATGTCGATGTATGGATGATGTGTGACCAAAATCATCCCGCCGGTCACGGAAAAGAGGCCTTAAAAATCGCCAATATGATTTGTTTGCTAGCTGTGGAGGATCCTGTTGATATGAATATGGTGTCACCTGTCAGGACTGCCACGACTTTTGCGGGCCTCATGAGATCTGGATCGACTGCGACGCTTATAGTCACGGTCTCTGCTACGACTTCTAGAATAGCGGGACCTGCGTTGTCGCTCATGCGAACGAGAACGAGAGCGGCGCTTCGGGGGGCTAGAAGTTCTAGAACGTGATCTGAAACCAAACACCTATCACATGTGTAATAACTTCAAGGATGGGATGTACATGACTTGCATCCATGTTTCGAATGAAACAATGCATCGAAAAAGAGAAGCGCGTCCGTGCAATGGTaaactttatttaaaatttaatgaaatgaGTAATGTGCTAGTGATAGTGAAAACTACTATGCAATCAGTTGAGGTCTGGTTcacaaaagaagagaaacccCTTTTCCTTTGCGTAGTGTACACTATTCTCGTCGTAAATAAGAACAGCACACCACTTCGATATTGAAAGATTGGTAAATTTCGCCTATAGTAACGCCTGAATAATTCCCAAACAAATAGCCTACCGTCTTCTTTCACGTGTTCTGCTTCTACTACGGCTTCTTCGATCACCACTTTCCCGGCCTCCTGCTTTTTGCAACATCTGGTCCGGACTTTCCGCCCTTTTCGTTAAATCGCTGGAAATAATAGAAACGCAAAGCTCAATGAATAATGGAATAATATCATTCTGAACAAGTGACCCTTTCaaagtttgtttatttgaagcTATATGTACCTAACGtgatttgaaaagaaggaaaatgactgTGATGAATTCAGGAGAGTACGCAAAAAGCTAGAATGACCGCTGTTTTCGAATGAGTTcacactcaaaaaaaaacccaaacgCTTACAACATCCGACGGTACTCCTTAGTCGGTAATTGAGGGCCTAACACACCAACAGTGGCTGTcttctcttcatcttcttcatcgtCTAAAGAGATTCCAAAACATTATTAGtagattaaaataaaatataagataCAAAGTGctccgtctttttttctcttgaaagaaGTAAGTCTCTACATGTGCCATAGAAAATTGACGTTGCTTCGCAAGTTGCTACGTTAGCATAATTACCAATACTGAATCTAAACCACCACCTTTCCGGTCATCGCCACCAAATGTTGTGATAAACTGCGGCCTAGCATCGTCCTCCGATTCGCTTGACGAGCTAGACTCCAGGATGGCCTTCTTTTGAGCTGCTGCATTCTCAACAAAGCTGGAAATAAATGTATATGAATCTTCCCTAGTGAAACTTAAGCTAAGCAACTTCAAGAAATGTTTACATCAAAGTGAAGTGGGAAGGCAATATAGTGCAGTGCAAACCTCATcttaaaacattaaaattacCAACGACAACATTTGTTCTGTTGGATCCAAATTACGCCTGAATGGTAACCCAAAGAAGAATATATtggatcacaaaaaaaagaactctcaGGGAAGAAGACCGCAAGCAGGGGTAAAGGACTGCAAGCAACATAAAAACTTTTCAGTCAGCTGTCATGACTTTTTCGATAAACGCAGTTGCAGTAGTCTCATAGCGAATGTGAGATTTTGAATTCCGCTGGACGCGAGCGGACGGCTGCGTCCGCGTACGACTGAGGGGGTGGGGCCGGGATAATCACCATTCCGGCTATTTCGACAGCTCAAGTAGGCTACTCTATCGACAATGTCCGAAGACAGGGAAGGATTCGTTCCCCAATGCTGCTGAAGAAGTCGTTCAAATATCACGAGAAGAACTAGAAGAACTGCTGAATCAAGCTCGCCAGACTGTGGCGCCACCTCCTGTAACATTGCCATCGTCGGCTAATACTCCTACCTCTTCGTCAAAGCCCAATTTCTCAAAACCCGGCTTGGCTCGACAGTTTGATTTCAACTCTAGCATTCTGAATATCCTGACTCCTCTTATGGAATTTGCTCCCGAAGATTTCGAGATAAGAGGCAATCTAAGCCGTGCTATTACCCTGTTGACGCAGAGGAACGAACTCCTCACTATAGCGGACACGGATCCGGAAGTATTCGAATTTTATGATCAGCATGCAAAGACTGAAAGCATGCAGACCACTAATCCTATTCTCGCTGCATTCTTaagggagaagaaaaagaatgaaggtATGTGTTCCTCGAAAAGATCTCTTGTGTACGGAATCCTTCCTCTATATCATGCTTCTACTCAGATAAAAAGCCCACTGTATCACGCACAGCCGTATGGAAGACTAGGAGGCACCCCTATATGCCTCCTAGTCAGCCCTTTCGGTACGGAGGAGCGGCATGGGCACCCGTTCCTCAAGGAACCCAGCCTTTTTTCGCATACCAGATACCCGCGCAGTACCAGGGCGGCCAGCAGGGCCGGCAGAACCCACATTAGCAAGGATATTTGGGGCGTCCAAGGCCCAACTGTTACCACGGCCGCTTCGGCCATTTTGCGAGGGACTGCAAGGGATCCCCAAAACAGTGAAGGTGAGTTTATAGCTGGTCGTATTCATGAGAAATATCAATTTTGGATGTCCTtacatctttcttctttcattcgtGAAGTTCTTTTGAATGGTTATCACCCCAAATGTATTCAAGCTCCCACACTAATATGTCTAAGAGAAAATTCATCCTCAACATATGAAAACGACAGGTTTGTTGATGACGAAATTGAAAGGCTGTTGGCATCGGGTGCCATACTTGAGATAAACACTCAATTCAGACATACCATAAGAGTGAATCCTCTTTCGGTAgctaagggaaaaaaaagttacgtTTGATTCTAGACCTCTCATCGCTGAATAGAActatagaaaagaataaagttaaaTTCGAGGATTTAGCAAAAGTTCTCCCACTGTTACCCAAAGGAGGTTTTATGCCCGGTTTCGATCTTAAATCAGGTTATCACCACGTAAAGATCCACCCCAAATGGACTAAGTTTCTAGGTTTTAAATGGAGACAGCGGTACTACACTTTTCTTGTACTGCTTTTTGGTTTATCGACAGCGCCAATGGTGTTCACAAAATTAATGAGACCTCTACTAGCTAAATGGCGATCGCAAGGGATCAGTATTGCCGTCTATCTTGACGATGGCTTGATATGGTCAGATTCGGCACACAGGTGCAATGAATTCGTCCAGGTCATTAGAGAAGACCTGGATAATGCCGGTTTCCGAGTGGCCGAAGAAAAATGTACCTGGATCCCGCTCCAGAAGCTGAATTGGCTAGGACACATAATAGATTTGAAATCGTTCTCTTTGAATCTTTCACAGGAAAGAAGATTGAAGTGTCGTAAAATAGCCTCTAGGCTTCTTTATAAACGTGGACCGTCCTTGTTAGATCGAATGAAATGGCAAGGAACATTTGCTTCTATGCATTTAGTTATTCCtttagagaaaagaagagtgtGGAAAGCAGTGGTCACGTCTCTAGCAAAGAAAGAACAGTTAGGAACAGCTCTAACGTATAGATGGGCACTAGACCAAGCAGAGAGAACTGAGATCCTAGGTTGGTTAAGATTTGATACAGAATTCCAAGGTATCTCAATGACTTTATCGAGACACCTACTCAATGCGATTAGAGGTTTTTCTGATGCTTCTGAATTAGGAGTAGGGTCTGTTTTATACTTAGACAACCACGACAAAATCTTCTCTTCTACTAATCTCCCCGCAGATCTAATTGGCGCGTCTAGTACGGCTAGGGAACTTTTTGCTATCTTATTGGGATTAGAAGCTTTTTCGGGTTACTTGCTCAATGAGGAAGTTGTCTGGCACTGTGACAACCAGGCAGCCATCGTTATATTAACCAAAGGTAGCACCAAACCAGACCTTCAAATTCTTGCCCAACGTATCTGGAATCTTTGCGATAATTTAAGAGTAAGGATAGAATTTGTTTGGATTTCACGAGAATTCAACACAGAGGCTGACGAAGCCTCTAGAGAGATTGATCTTGATGATTGGTGCATAAGAGACGAGATTTTTGAAGAGCTGCAAAGAGTGTGGGGGAAATGCACGGTGGACATGTTCGCTAGTACAGCTAgtagaa is part of the Necator americanus strain Aroian chromosome V, whole genome shotgun sequence genome and encodes:
- a CDS encoding hypothetical protein (NECATOR_CHRV.G18837.T1) produces the protein MVTQRRIYWITKKRTLREEDRKQGRLLYRQCPKTGKDSFPNAAEEVVQISREELEELLNQARQTVAPPPVTLPSSANTPTSSSKPNFSKPGLARQFDFNSSILNILTPLMEFAPEDFEIRGNLSRAITLLTQRNELLTIADTDPEVFEFYDQHAKTESMQTTNPILAAFLREKKKNEDKKPTVSRTAVWKTRRHPYMPPSQPFRYGGAAWAPVPQGTQPFFAYQIPAQYQGGQQGRQNPH
- a CDS encoding hypothetical protein (NECATOR_CHRV.G18836.T1) — its product is MWHEARRQEKLMRARIVDCSKRAEKRRRFYDSVRKDPDQFMQLHGRKCIIHTDKSIAKAAEDSNILRKWQGDPNILIDRFDARSHLDYIPPVKRKNVEPDSEDEKQEIVCDFERYRILVINEFRDISEKDYLRKIAEKEFWRIPKDDQLKSEQEKKKKSAESKASIGFNYENSVVVKKENESNDSDDDADIEEPEDIDVELDLRGADAESQRRVNCVGEAYGIRRGSFAGLLRADAIARAETAELRRIDREKAALAGRDSKHERLLLKKQRALIVGKGCPDEATVSLLSFVENAAAQKKAILESSSSSESEDDARPQFITTFGGDDRKDDEEDEEKTATVGVLGPQLPTKEYRRMFDLTKRAESPDQMLQKAGGRESGDRRSRSRSRTRERRRSRSRTSSPPKRRSRSRSHERQRRSRYSRSRSRDRDYKRRSRSRSHEARKSRGSPDRPLFRDRRDDFGHTSSIHRHESPSKSKSSSADDDDMLEIRSSMSESEKERIAIENRKRRINRTKRMVRENRTAAAKEVHPDSDEEEKKEIARKIKLKMKKALRQTVEELKEEQEEKRKELEKERRIRDEILYVEEMERRERERERRRERRRQEDLLFDEERDRRRRQRRSRSRSHDRKRDERSSRKGRDYK
- a CDS encoding hypothetical protein (NECATOR_CHRV.G18838.T1); translation: MVFTKLMRPLLAKWRSQGISIAVYLDDGLIWSDSAHRCNEFVQVIREDLDNAGFRVAEEKCTWIPLQKLNWLGHIIDLKSFSLNLSQERRLKCRKIASRLLYKRGPSLLDRMKWQGTFASMHLVIPLEKRRVWKAVVTSLAKKEQLGTALTYRWALDQAERTEILGWLRFDTEFQGISMTLSRHLLNAIRGFSDASELGVGSVLYLDNHDKIFSSTNLPADLIGASSTARELFAILLGLEAFSGYLLNEEVVWHCDNQAAIVILTKGSTKPDLQILAQRIWNLCDNLRVRIEFVWISREFNTEADEASREIDLDDWCIRDEIFEELQRVWGKCTVDMFASTASRKCERFVSRDENHAAVAHDAFLPLAQIWWTVSIGWWVPPPFLIAQTLLCAKANKSRGILGFPMWASHLFFPILRDGNGWIPQIKQFMIFPAGSPVLKGGSLSYTFGGESLDFDFAFALISF